The Skermanella rosea sequence GAGAGCGCCCTGGCGGTCCAGGGCGTCACCAATTCCGAAGGGGCGGAGGCGAGCTGGAGCCGCTCCCACGTCGCCATCGCCGCCAGCAACGGCTTCGCCGGCACCTATTCCATCTCGCGCCGCAGCCTGTCGGTGTCGGTGCTGGCCGGGTCCGGCACGGGGATGGAGCGCGACTACGAGTACAGCTCCAAGGTCTTCGCCGAGGACCTGGCCTCGGCGGAGGAGATCGGCCGGGGCGCCGGCGAGAAGGCGGTGCGCCGGCTGAACCCGCGCAAGGTCAAGACCTGCCAAGTGCCGGTGGTCTACGACCCGCGGGTGTCGCGCGGCCTGATCGGCCACCTGTCCGGGGCGATCACCGGGCCGTCGATCGCGCGAGGCACCAGCTTCCTGAAGGACAAGATGGGCGAGCAGCTGTTCAGGGCCGGGATCACCATCGTGGACGACCCGCACGTGCGGCGCGGCCTGCGGTCCAAGCCGTTCGACGGCGAGGGCGTCGCCAATTCCCGGCGCAACATCATCGAGGACGGGCGGCTGACCACGTGGCTGCTCGACCTGCGCTCCGCCCGCCAGCTCGGCCTGACCTCGACCGGGCATGCGTCGCGCGGCACCTCCGGCCCGCCCTCGCCCTCGCCCAGCAACCTGTACATGGCGCCGGGAACCCGCACGCCGGAGGAGCTGATCGCCGACATCGGCCAGGGCCTCTACATCACCGAGCTGATGGGCATGGGCATCAACGGGATCACCGGCGACTACAGCCGGGGTGCCGCCGGCTTCTGGATCGAGAACGGCAAAATCGCCTATCCGGTCAGCGAGCTGACGGTCGCCGGCAACCTGAAGGAGATGTTCAAGGTCCTGGAGCCGGCCAGCGACCTGGAGTTCCGCTACGGCATGGACGCCCCGACGATCCGGATCGAGGGCATGACCGTCGCCGGCACCTGACCCTTCGGACGGCCGGCCTCGGCGGAGGCCGGCCGTCCGGCACGTCAGATCGTCGTCGCCCCCCGGGTGTGGGTGCCGTCGGCATAGACGATCACCTCGAACCGCCGGATCTCCGGGTTGAAGCCGGAGCAGGCGAAGCTGTAGTGGAAGCTGATGCGGACGCCGATGATCGGCTTGCCGCCCGGCCCGGGCTTCGCCGGCACCTGCTCGCTCAGCAGGATCGAGCCGGAGATCTGGGCGCTGCCGACATGGTCGAACAGCTTCTCTGCGTTGGTATCCTCGTCGGCCGCGCGCTCCAGCTCCTCCTCGGTGTCCTGGGCCTCGACCTTGGCCAGGTCGAGGTCGGCCATGAGCTTCTTGCGCTGCTGACCCGGCCCCGGTTGTCGGCGGCCCCGACCGCGATGACGTGGGGAAGGGCGCCGGGATAGTAGAGCTCGCGCCGGCCGTCGTTGCCGGACGCCGCGACGATGGTGACGCCGTTGCGCCTCGCATAGTCCACCACCTCGCGGTGGGGCAGCCCGCCG is a genomic window containing:
- a CDS encoding TldD/PmbA family protein, with amino-acid sequence MSMPADSHNASLSLLEDLIGKAKAAGADAADAVLFDGASLSLSQRLGQPERLERAEAGDLGLRVFVGKRQAIVSTTDRSADTLAALVERAVAMARNVPEDPFSGLADPDQLARGWPTDLEMDDPTEPSAEQMIEQARIAEESALAVQGVTNSEGAEASWSRSHVAIAASNGFAGTYSISRRSLSVSVLAGSGTGMERDYEYSSKVFAEDLASAEEIGRGAGEKAVRRLNPRKVKTCQVPVVYDPRVSRGLIGHLSGAITGPSIARGTSFLKDKMGEQLFRAGITIVDDPHVRRGLRSKPFDGEGVANSRRNIIEDGRLTTWLLDLRSARQLGLTSTGHASRGTSGPPSPSPSNLYMAPGTRTPEELIADIGQGLYITELMGMGINGITGDYSRGAAGFWIENGKIAYPVSELTVAGNLKEMFKVLEPASDLEFRYGMDAPTIRIEGMTVAGT